A window from Osmia lignaria lignaria isolate PbOS001 chromosome 8, iyOsmLign1, whole genome shotgun sequence encodes these proteins:
- the LOC117611102 gene encoding uncharacterized protein LOC117611102 isoform X4 → MCLTWSWYIADNMQFFVFGIFVLILSSSYYYTALSLSIATIFLSMLVHAYITYDTGYIPTLEFTRICSSENHSRLSHRGPIGKYFISLAVFLYLPIPYVPSG, encoded by the exons ATG TGCCTGACATGGAGCTGGTATATCGCCGATAACATGCAGTTCTTTGTTTTTGGTATCTTTGTATTGATTTTATCAAGCAG CTACTACTACACTGCCCTAAGCTTAAGCATTGCTACTATATTTTTATCCATGTTGGTGCACGCTTATATAACATACGACACAGGATACATTCCTAC gTTGGAGTTCACCCGTATTTGTTCCAGTGAAAACCACTCTAGGTTGAGTCATCGAGGTCCCATCGGTAAGTATTTTATTAGTCTTGCTGTTTTTTTGTACCTACCAATTCCGTATGTGCCCAGTGGGTAG